In Salvelinus sp. IW2-2015 unplaced genomic scaffold, ASM291031v2 Un_scaffold1381, whole genome shotgun sequence, a single genomic region encodes these proteins:
- the LOC112070632 gene encoding LOW QUALITY PROTEIN: sodium/potassium-transporting ATPase subunit beta-1-interacting protein 1-like (The sequence of the model RefSeq protein was modified relative to this genomic sequence to represent the inferred CDS: inserted 2 bases in 1 codon), giving the protein MGKCDGRVTLVAICSLQLMAALQRQVFDFLGYQWAPILANFLHIMAVILGIFGTVQFRSRYLVLYAVWLVLWVGWNSFIICFYXEVGHLSQDRDFLMTFNTSLHRSWWMEHGPGCLVTPVLDSRIAPDDHHVITVSGCLLDYQYIEVLSAALQVLLALFGFVYACYVSKVFQDDEDSFDFIGGFESYGYQPPQKTSHLQLQPLYTAG; this is encoded by the exons ATGGGGAAGTGTGACGGGAGAGTTACACTGGTGGCGATATGTTCACTGCAGCtg atggcAGCgctccagagacaggtgtttgacttCCTGGGCTACCAGTGGGCTCCTATCCTGGCCAACTTCCTCCACATCATGGCCGTCATACTGGGGATCTTTGGAACCGTGCAGTTCAGATCCCGCTACCTCGTattg TATGCGGTCTGGTTAGTGCTGTGGGTGGGATGGAACTCCTTCATCATCTGTTTCTA TGAGGTGGGACACTTGTCTCAg GACAGGGACTTCCTGATGACGTTTAACACGTCGCTGCATCGGTCCTGGTGGATGGAGCATGGRCCTGGTTGCCTAGTAACGCCMGTGTTGGACTCCCGCATCGCCCCTGACGACCACCATGTCATCACCGTCTCTGGCTGTCTCCTTGACTACCAGTACATTGAGGTGCTGAGCGCCGCGCTGCAGGTCCTACTGGCT CTCTTTGGCTTTGTGTATGCCTGCTATGTGAGCAAAGTCTTCCAGGATGACGAGGATAGCT ttGATTTCATTGGTGGCTTTGAATCCTATGGTTACCAGCCTCCTCAGAAGACCTCCCACCTCCAACTGCAGCCCCTCTACAC ggccggGTAG